The Verrucomicrobiota bacterium genome includes a window with the following:
- a CDS encoding type II toxin-antitoxin system VapC family toxin, producing MGLILDSSLLIADERGKFDMPGFLRQFSALQPVIAAITASELLHGVERALDPARKARRQRHVEQILAALAIQPFDLTQARVHARIWAELETRGQVIGPHDLQIAAAGLALGHEVATLNAQEFQRVTGLKVVDAAPFRRP from the coding sequence ATGGGATTGATCCTCGACAGTTCGCTGCTGATTGCAGACGAACGAGGCAAGTTCGACATGCCCGGTTTTCTCCGGCAGTTTTCCGCTCTTCAACCGGTAATCGCCGCCATCACTGCCTCCGAACTTTTGCATGGAGTCGAACGCGCGCTGGACCCAGCCCGAAAGGCACGGCGTCAACGGCACGTTGAGCAGATCCTGGCCGCCTTGGCCATTCAGCCGTTTGACCTGACGCAGGCGCGCGTTCACGCCCGAATCTGGGCGGAGCTTGAGACGCGCGGGCAAGTGATCGGTCCACATGATTTGCAGATCGCCGCAGCGGGTCTCGCGCTCGGGCACGAAGTCGCCACCCTCAATGCCCAAGAGTTTCAACGTGTGACCGGCCTCAAGGTCGTGGATGCAGCGCCATTCAGGCGGCCTTGA